The genomic stretch CAGCTTCGTATACAGATCGTTCTGAAGTCTAGCAAGAAAAATATGGCGCACTTTTGCAAAAGTAGTTCTCAAGCCGTGcgtggagatactcagatgggggGTTGTATATTCTAATGATGGGACATAAGAGCtcaatctgaatggcttgttgaatccctTGTTTTCTGAGGCAGCTCACAAAAAATTCACTGGGTTgtgttatttcacagtttgttggTTCGTAGGCACCAATATGTGCAGTATGTGTACTTACAGtatacttattgtaagtcgctttgtacatgtaatgtaatgcaatgtgcacaaagcactgaaaaagtgagtttttcatgaCATGTCcccattaaaaataaaagtgttgatCATCTGAGGATATACTTGATACTTGTTGTCCCTTGTTGACATTACCCATGAGATTATTTCTTGACTTCCAAGATCGTGACTAACTGTCAATTAGGTCAAAGTTTGTTTAAGTATTGATGTGTGTGCGATATCAGGTATGGAAAGGTATcagttctctctctttttttcaggatatatattattgattttTACAAgaaaacctctctctctctctctctctctctctctctctctctctctctctctctctctctctctctctctctctctctctctctctcactctctctctctctctctctctctctctctcaaaaacaATTTAAGGTAAAATTCTAAAGTGCCAGCTAATGTGTTGTTGCAGGTTAGGAGTCCTTGCATGTTACCTGGATCCAGTGGAGCTGGGTTCATTTCTCGAGGACTCAGCTGTGTCCTCGGCTCTGTGGCAGCAGCTGGCTCAGTGCATGTCCAAGGGGTTCATCAGCACCAGCGGCAGGGTAAGCAGCTATTGTTCTCTAGTCTACTCCAGAAAATCTGCTTTAAACCAACTTCCCCCTCAATCTCTGGCTCACTCTGTTGAACTGTGTTTCATGGTCAGCTGTCCTCTTGGTTGATACCAGCCGTCGAGAGCCTGAACATCAGCAGCATGGCTCCCCCGGAGCTGTCTGGCCTCAGCGGTCTGTTCCCTCAGTTAGGAGCTTCCTTCCTGCTGTCGCTCCCCTCACAACAACTCCTGGAAATCCTCTCACAACCAGGATTACACAGATATTCCCCAGCACAGGTCAGCAGGGGATTTGTTTTCACACGCGACTTCTTGTCATTCTTATCTTGGGAAGagttaatcaatcaatcaatcacctttggtttttgttttgatttcttttacTAGATATTATTAACCTGTAGgttttgtgtgttgctgttgtttctgAATTTAGTATTTTCTCTAAGATGCTGCGTGGAACTATGATGTATCATCCCTTTTCACTAAAAAGAAAAGCTACCCTTGACACTAATATGCACTGTGGGGAACGGGTTTCTCAGATATTTAGACGAGAAGCTGTCACATTTctactgaaaagaaaatgataaacAGTGATGAAATGTGTGACCTTTACCCAGGTACACATGCACGTCTGctcatttttaaatactttccTCAGGCTTTCCAAATGTTGTCCAAGATTTCAAAGGACATCCCTGTAAgtagatttttcaaaaatatatctgcTGATTTGCATTTGAGCCATCTGCACTTTCAtcactgtgtctctctctccctggcaGCTCAGCACAGAGACACTGTGCACACTGAAGCCGTTACTCTCCGGTCTCTCCCCTGCTGTGCTCAAAGACCTCCAGTGGCCTGAGATCAGTGAAGCTGCCCACTGCCAGTGCTGGAGGACGTTGCTAAATGAGCTTAAACCCGGCCTTAGAGCCATGCTGTACAATGCAATGCAGGAGGTGACGGTGCTATTATCTGTGTGATCACTTATCTTTTCATCCCTCCTTATAATAAGCTGTGGCTCACCTTGTTGTCACGTGATGAGTAGATTGACAAAATAGAGGTGTATAGGTTCATTTGTACTTTTAAAACGTTTTCTTTAAAGGCTTctggttgttttgttgttgtgtgtcaaCAGGCGGTATACAGAGACTTGCAGAACATCACGCAGCAGGTAAACTGCTTATTACCATTTGTCCCTCTGAGGAAGCTGACAGAAACCTTAAATGGAGAAACAGTCTTGAGGGATGTCAGCCTGTACAGAGACATACGCTGGTCGCCACAGCAGGTGCACATTTTACTTCAACCTACCTTTTGTGTGCTGTTTCACACTGCATTGATATGACAACAGTAGGTTGGCAGTTCTCTgactaaagaaagaaatgttaccAGCTTCGGTCCCATTAATCTGCAACTCATTGGATATGCTTCACATGAGCCTTTCAGGATATTAATACTCCACACGCATCAGCTGCTATCAAGCTAATTAGTTTGGATGTAATACAATGGTGTAGAGGAGTGTAGTATAAATTAATAATGGCTACCTTAAAGGGATTTTGTCACAGCCAAGAGTGTATTTCACCTCCTGTTCTTGGCCTAACAAGACCTCAGTCAAATCAATAAAGATTGCCCTTTCCAGTTAATCGCTGCACTGAAATATATCGTGACACGTAATATCAAACcaacaatattatatttatatattatactattattatacttttattgTCAGTTTGAGGGATTATTTTGCCCCTAAAATCAATGATTTCAATAGTAGTCAGAGTGATTTTGGGTTCAACCTAAAACTGATGCCACTTTAATAagtaagtaaaatgtattttgtatagcacctttcctAGAACATgatcacaaagtgctttacaagaataaataaaaacacacaaataaaatagcaTATCTAATGTAGTACAGTCATATCAGTGATATACCACAAGTGTTGTATTCCAGGTCCAGTCTGCTCATTTGTTCACGGTGTAGCTGGAGCTGAACTTCTTTTCAAGCttcaatagatagatagaaactTTAATTATccccagggggggggggggagacaatTTGCTATTCTTTAGAGTTTTACGAGAGGTGAGCTTGATGCTCAAACTGCTGATCATCTGTCTATTAAATTTGGAGAAGTTTTGTGTACAGCACTCCAGTCTTGATCTGAGAGttgcacaaaagaaaaatgtatgaaGTGTTTAAAATGGAAAGGGTTCGTCCTCTgggaaacatgaatgttttGGATAATGCCGGCTTTAAAAGAATGGGATCATCAAAAACATGTGTGGACAACAGGATCTATCTGCTGAAAAAAAATCTAGAATTCCAAATACCAGTAATATTTCATAACAATTTGACAAGTTCATGTGAAAATGTCTCGCTTTGTACACGAGATTTGGACTTCACATGcttaaagtaatatttcatcATCAAACACTCACCGTCCATAGAGCTGGCTTTGAAAAGTTAGTTCTTTgcggagcagagcagcagattcattttattattgagggGATTCGAAGAGTAAGCACTTTTTACAGGCAATGAAGTATCAAAACATCATCTGAAACATCTAAAAGCAATCACACAGCaacaacctttttcttttttcttagtATGTTATAAAACTGAAACTTTTGCCAAAATATGGCTCCGACTTGTGAGCAAGCAAACGTGTCTAAAACGGactaaaacatgcaaacaaataatcaaatactAGTACAATCGCTCTTTTATAGTAACTACAATTTTGTTGGTCTTCTTTGATTAAattgatatttgttttaagGTAAACCGTCACTATGCCGAATctcacactctttttttttttgtctggaCAGGCTCAGCTTCTGTTCAGAAAGatccacacatttaaaaacattaccaGCAGGACTGTGAGGTAAGTTGTATGTTTTGCACCACAACATTCAGATCCATGAGTAAGTCTTCCCTTCAAAATGAACTAAAGACTCAAAAGTCATTTTCAGCTCAGATTCTCACTCAATAAGCAATTTAAATAATCTGTACTTGTCTTTTACTTGTAGGGATCTGGGTCGTATTGCCAGTGGAACGAGTTGTGAGTTTTTGCGGCTTTGGAGCAACAATACAGATTTTGCAGAGCTGCTTCAGTTTGTCAGTGAGCTGCCTGGAGGACTGAGACCTGCTCTGGTGAGGAACAAATACTTGAGCACTTCTCAATCACAAGTCTCTGACACGTTGCCATGATTcattagtttgttgttgttatatttcaaaatgacaaaaggaTGTTTAATTGTAACAAGTTGAgatgtgttttggttttgtttccaGCAAAAATGTATCGTAGACGAATTAAGGAGACAACCAGAGCTCGACCTCAATGCTTTGAGCTCTGGGTTTGCTGTAACTCTGCCGTACGTATCTCCTTATTAAACGTTAATATTTCACACTTTATCTAAAGATACCTGCATTCACACCTCTGCTCTGTTCTTTCACAGTGTGACGATGATAGAGGACCTCTCTAATGTATCCTTCAGAGCCATTCTGGACCACATTCAGGCAAACTTTGCTGATTTCCTCAGACTGCCACATTACAAACAGACAAATTTAGCGGAGAAAGCCGTAACTGAGCTGGTAACCCACCAACACGAACTGAACAAATACTGCACTTACTGCATATCCTTACATGATCTGCAGCAATTGACACAGCGCTTCATGTAGAAAAGTGATCTGAAACCATGCTGCATATCATTTATAATCGCAATTTAATTAACACAGAAATGGGTGCTCTGCAGGGCTCTTTTCAGGCTGAGGGGGAGATTGATGGCACCACTCTGGACGTCCTGGGGCCTTTACTGCCTTTCTTGGACCGGGACAGTTTGTCTCTGGTAGACAGAGGAGCTGTGGCTCTGCGGCTGGAGGAGATGAGAAGTTTCTGCCTTCCTAAAGAGGCTCTGCGAGATATTAGTGCCCTGCTCACTCAGAAAGAACTGCTcgggtaaaaagaaaaagtcctgGTTATGACACAAAAAAGGAGATTTTATGTATCTCtcaaaacatattatttcaAGTTTTTAACTCAATAAAGCTAAAGCAGGAATGTGCATTTCATGGTTATGACACCTAGGTACAAATATTTCAAGAGATTCAATTCAAAATGCTgctaataattatatttattggcTACACACATACAACCAAAAAACAACTGCAGACAAACGTAATGATTCAATATCAAGAAATGAAGTGCTCCTTCCTGTGTGTCATGAACAGCCAGCCTACATTATAACGGCTCACACTTTCTAATGACACATGTTGACGTAAAGGCTGTAAGATGAATATGGCTCTTAAAATCCaggaaatgtttcatgtttgttaTTTGTGAACTCATGTCCGGCGTCTCTGTGGAACTCtaaagtggtgctttgagctgaatgctaacgtcagtatgctaacatgctcacaatgacaatgctaacatgctgatgtttagtaggtgtaatgtttaccatgtttaaCTTCTAAGTTTGGCGTTTTACATCTGAGGCCGATGGGAATGTCAAACACCACGTCAAAAACCAAatggacacatttaaaattcaaCCTAATGATGGTGCTAGGTGAaaaggggaacatgaatgtatgCACTAAATTTAATGGCAACCTAATATTTGCTGACCTTTTATGTGGTGATTCCTATGGGAAGTCATTTATAagtgattgaaaataaaacacattcctCTCTTGTTATTGCAGAGTAGTAGAACATTAGTACAATAGTTTGTATGCAGTCTAAAATACGTAAAATGCCCAATAGGAAACTTTGCTTGTAAGACATGGATTACATAAAACAGCAGTAAAGATATGAATACTTTTTTTGTTGCCAGGGAGCCATCCAAATGGCAAGTTGGGGATGTGGAACATTTGGGCAggcttgtgttttctctctcaacaAAGCAGATTAACTCCATCCCACTGGTAAGCCCCCAAAAGCATCAAATAATGAATTGTATTGCACTTGAACTGGTTTTTATAAGACATAGCTCTGATCATGTGTGTTACCCCTGTGTAGACAGTGTTGAATAAAGACACAGTGGAGCAGATCCTGGTGGGACAAAGTCTCTGGGAGGACAGTGCGGTGGGTGGAGTCTGTGCCGCTCAGTGTATGGACCAGCATCGCCAGAAACAGCAGACTCAGAGTCTCGTTCGAGGGATCGTCAAAGCACGGAGCAGGAGGGCAAAGAGTTAAACAAATATTTCCTATAGCTGTTGTGATACTGTGACTAATACCTTGTGTAAGTTCTTATTCGTACCAGTGTGCTGAAATCACTTGCGTCTCTTCGAGCAGTGCCAGTTCCCAGCTGTGCAGACATCAGAGGGACGTTTCCTTCAGCGTGGACATCCACTCAGCTCAGCCGTATGTCACAGGAGGATCTCAAACAGTGTGTAGAAGTTTTCGCTCAGGACGCTTCTCTGAGCTCTGAGCAACGCCGAACACTGTGGGTCAAACTCAGGCAGGTCAGTAAAACTGTGAAAGACCACAGGATgttatctccccccccccccccaacattaTCTTTATTGGTTTTGTAACACAACACCCCCAGGtctaaataatataacaatgtaCAAGAATGTAATCGCATAGATGCCAGATCagccctcccctctctcccaccCACCACCACATATCCCCCCATATGCTTCATCCCTAAAAATCTAACGTTATGTTCTGAGTAGAATGTCTCATACCGGCTGATACACCGACCCTGCGAGGGAAGGACAGCAGAGTGAAGCGTGTAGTGATTTAACATCAACATAATCTGTGGTTCAAACATGTTCTTCACTCAATTCAGTCTTTCAGTCCGGTGAGAGAGCTGAGGGCAGATCAGGTGCTGGCTCTGGGCCCGCTGGTGACTGAGATGGGACAAAGAGAGCTGCACGACGCCAGCCTCTCTGATCTGGGTGTGTTGGCACATCTGGGGACACTGACAGACTGGAGTCCTAATAAGGTTTTGTATTTTCcattctaaattaaatattaattacatattAAATTAAAGGAAATGAAGACTTGTatgtttctatttgtttttgttttttttacagatgaGAGCGGTGATCTTAGGTGTGATGCGGAAACGCAAACTGAAAGTGGAGCAGTTAACATATGTTGATCTTGCAACATTTGGCCATCTGATGTGTGGTCTGTATCCCTCAGAGATCAGACGACTGAGCCCCTACAACCTCAGGTCCGTCGAACACCTGACGTATAAAGTAGTTACAATTACTCTCACATTTACCAGCTGTAACAATGAAGTGATGTTTACATGTTAgttaatcaataattataatccaataatatgtgagtacatttactttaagtaaGTCCTTGGTGCtaatacttttctacttttacttaagtatgattttgaatgcagtacttttactaGTATCAGAGTATTTTAACACTGCAAGAGTACTTCTTTCACCACACACAGTCCAAAGACGAATACTGCACCGACATAGCAGTGCTTAGCAGCAGTGATACAAGTGATAAATCCTTTTAATACCGTAACAGAATaattttcttttgctttcagAGAGAAATTAATTGATTCCACATCCACCTGCTAACAGATGCTAAGTAACAGGAGGCTGGTGCACACTTCTTAGATGCACAaccctcataaaacattttgcaaacCCTCAGAGGAGAATAACGTGCTACATCTTCTTCACACTGCAGTATGGCTGTGCTGTTCCTGCGGGAGACGTCTCTGCCATGCACAGAGCAGCAGATGGAGGCGTTGACAAGCCGTTTGTCCAGACCTGAGGCCTTTGGTCCACTCAGCGCTTGGGGACCAGAAGTTTTCACTGAAATTGGGACATTAGCAGGTACAGTAGAACATAATGTCCCTGGgggaataaatgttttgtgatcaacttttttttttaaaagagttaGGAGGGTGGGAGGAGGAAACGACAGCTCTTGGATGGATAGGAGAAATTAATAATATTCCTGAGGGTATAAAGGTTTCAGAAAAGGTTTATACTCCCTGTGATTTAATACGAGGAACAATATTTATCTGACTcaatgtttgtgtctctgtccaGTGGGTCTGGAGGACATGGTGCTGTCAGCTCTCGTACAAGAACAGGTAGAGGGAATCACCCCTGAAGCCGTCGCCCTGATGTCCCCGAAAAAGATGGCAGTGAGTTTCAGCCGTGGTTTTATggctaatttattattattcaatagTTGCACCAATGGCAATTGTCTGAGTTGTTCAGTTTTAAGATATTAAGTTTAACTTCTATAACAATTATAGTCTGAGAAACTgtaaaggagagaaaacaatagaCCTTGTTGACTTGTTACAGGAGGAAAAGCAGCAACAGGTGTAAACAATAGTCCAATTAATGATtatctgcttcagtttcagggtcctgttATTGCACATGCTGGCCAGAGGTGAAATAAGTaatcagatattttacttgagtacaaATTCTAataacacactgtgaaaatactccactaaaAGTCAAAGTCCTGCCTTCCAAACCTTACTTAAGAAAAAGTATTTAAgcattatcagcaaaatgtatcaaacgtaaaagtattcattgtgcagtaaaatgttccctgtcaatGTTGTGGTattatatgttatgtttttgGATATATCGGATTTCACTACATGATTATTGGGATTTTGggacaaaataattcacaataatgATATTATCTGGATAAAATGATAATCAGTCAAATttatcttttactttgtttattgtgtgttcttttttatacactcatgtgtgtgtggggcgttGGGGGAAGGAGACAAAGATATCATTATTTGAATATCACAGTTATGTTTATATGTCAAACCCATACAAAGAAACTAAAGTATAGTACATTTTCTGTACATTTGTTCAACTAGAAAAAAGATAAAGTCAAAATATATGCAAAGTAGCTCCTCTCAAATGACAAAGTGTCCTTTACGGGTGTGTGTCTGGCAGGTGGTGTTCAGTGCAGTTCAGATGTCGTGGCTGAGCGCCGAGCAGGCGTGGGCTGTCACTGAGGAGCAGTGGGCAGAGCTGGACACCGAGCAGAGACACGCCGTCGGCCTCGCTCGATACGAAGGAGACGTCCTGCTCGAGCTGAGAGGTGTGTCTTGAAAAAAATATGATGGTGATAAAATCTCCTTTTGATAACCTCCCTCATAAAGAGGCTGTCTTATTTTATCTATCTGATGAAGAGTTTGTGAGTGCATGCATTTTTATTATGCTACTACTTGTTTCCACTCTCCAATTAGAGTTTTAGGAGGTGATGATAAACGCTGTTTGCCTGCTTCCACAGGGAGAAACTCGgctccagcagcagacagcGTCGCTACACGCTCACTGACTCTGTGCCTCTTGTTATGGCAACTCGTTTAACAAGCTGGAACGAATATAATTGTCCCTTGACCTCCCTTGGTATCATCATATTTGTACTtcaaataaacagtttgaactGTTCTGTTCCCTTTTTGCGTTGGTCCTTTAATTGACATCGCTCTTGATTGCAACTTGACAATATGAAGATAAGTGTATGTAGTTGTACTATTTATAATATTCTTTTGTTAAAACAATTATAGGAAACAATGCGATGATACATGTTTATTTGACAGAGGAAAGGGCTTTCCAGACTTTACAGGATGTGGGATCAAGCAAACACATTTGagatattttattgaattaaatacaatttaaatatttaaaatgttttcccttGAACTACAGACACTGGGGTCTATAAAATACCTTTTGAGATCTTTCTcccatttatttttaacatgttgacACACTAACCTGCCTCCCATCCGACCCCGTGACCTCCATGGGgactttcttccttcttctagGATCTAGTTTGCTAATTTCACTCCAGAAAAGCTGCAGATTGGTCTTTGAATCCTTTCAAAGTACAATACCTGTCCTCTCTGGTAGCATCTTTTAGACTTCCTGTATGTTTTTATCAAATATAAACAATTTAAACTTCTATAAGAGAGTCTATAATGTGTGGTATATTGAAGAGTATAATActgaatgtatgtttttttatttgttgacaTTAAAGATGTAATATTTAGGGGTAATATTTAATATCAGACTGGTTTATTGACTGGCCTGCTGTATCTGTAAGTCTGATGATTCATAAACCCACCTGATGCGCCTGCATGAAGGTATTTTAATTTCTTGAGTGTGGTACTGCATTCCAGATGAGTGTCAAATGCAATAATAAAAGTCAACCTGTGCAATGGTATTAATAAACCTACACAGTGAAACTTTTAAGCTTTCAGGATTTGTGACTTTAAAGAGATAAACAACAAATAATCTGTGACCTGACTATTAAGTAGTAGCACTAGACAAGCTACAACTTCAAGGCAGCAAGGAAACTATGTTTGTGATGTGAGTAAGTGCCTGTCCCACGACACAACAGGCAagaacattgtttttcatgctcTGGTCATTTTGGTATTTTGGGCTGTTTTGCTCCCtgcatgtcttctttcagactagtggagagaaaacatccaaaatacacatttatatgtacaCTTTGCCTATGTTCTGATGCCTAATTGGCATATTTTAACATACAATTTTAGAAaatttgtaatacaaaaaacatgGGTCTTAATGTAGGGAATGAACTGGGGAAgattcatggtgatatctataaGTCATTTTCTTtgaccctattcacctgtagtgtctccccttaaagtTTGATGAACTAAACAGTTTGAATTTGCCCTCTGGTATACAGAATGTAGAAGGAAAGAGGTTGTTTACCAACCAGGAAATGCAAACAACTGCTCCGAGTCATCGCACCCCCAAGAGCCCTGGAAGTTCACTGCCTGGCAATATCTTTTTGGTAATTTATCTCATTGCACTTTAGTCGAAAATCGGACCCACTAAAGTACAATATGAAAGAAGTTGAGCGTGTAGTATTAGCTAATTGTTTTAACCTTGTGTTATAAGGGGCTAGACAAGACATAGACAcgattattattttaataaacagcTATAACGTGACTCATGCTGAAATTAAATCATGACTACATGTGTGTTGACTCGGCAAGGATAATTTTTAGAGCAATCCAGAATGTCGGAGAGGCTAACTGcattatattcaaatatatttattatattttgaattGTCACCTGGCAcctgcattttgtgttttcttttaaatgtctaaaGACTTTTCCACCATAAATTGGtgcagaaaaatgtgtttgacaCTCAAAATGTCCACCTGCTTAatgtgttcccccccccccctatgtTGAAACGAAACCCACGCCCTTTACTAGCAACAACAATTTTCTCAATAAAGATGGCATTGCCTGGCATTATACTGGGCATCTATTAAGTGTTTCCATCTGTGTCCCCCTATCCATCTGGCAGTAAATGATCGCGCCTGCCATGCATGAGGAATAGGCTGCAGTTCTGCTTGTGTCCAGCAGGTGGGGGTGTCGCAGCGCTGCTGGCCGTAAGTAGGTGTCGCTCTAACGGCTCCACTTTGTCCACGGCCGTGACGTATTTCCTGGGGCTTGCACGGACCACTCAGCGGTACACCAGAGGGGTATCATGACTATTTATAACCAGCAATTCTCTCATATCAATTTTTCAGCCGCTTCACCGTGCAGTCGCTTGTTCTAACACCGCGGTGGGAGACAACAACAAGCCGGGGTCGAGCAGGATGTAAAAAGGAAGCTGGTAAGTTGAGCGGATTGTAAGTTTCCCGTCTGCGCGAGCTTTTATTTGTACTTGTTTGGGCTGCGTGGTCGGCGAGTTTGCCTCTGGTACCACCGGGACCCTGGCACCGGGCAGGACAGGGCGGCACGTTATCTTATTGATCCCGGTTGCTGTCAGTTTGTGTCGGCTCGTGAAGGAGGGTAACCACTCCGCCGAGGTGACGTCGACTGTGCTTGCGTCCGGTTTTCTGTGGTCGTCTctgcgaaaaaaaaaaaatgtttgtactCGTCCACATTGCTGCTCGGTCGGAGTAGTAAAATGTGAGGTCGGAAATGCTCGTCAGGGGTGGATGAGAGGAAAAGGGGAGGCACCTGTGAGACGGAGCAGGTCAGCCTACCACGGTGTCAAGTTTACGTTAATCACGGCACGGTACACTTTCAGACATATTTGTGAAGCGGAGGAGTCATCATCTCCGGATCTGCTCCAGCCGCCGCTCCGAGCCAAATTATGACTACGTGTTGTTGTCACGGACTTAACGCGTGAGGTGAGTCCAACCGACTGCAAACTCACGACGTTACTCTTATCAGCTGATGCATTTAAACCTCTTAACTTTCATAAACATTAAAGTGTTGTGGCGTTACAGGCCGGAGAAGTTTTCCTCTTTCCTGGGCAGTTTACTGCAGTTAATCTCTGCTCCACACTGACTGCGACctcctttaaaaacacaggaCGTGTTGCTTTTCACACATGTAGATAATAGCAAACTTTGCTCTTCATATTATAATGTTTCAGAGAGTAAGAAGGCTGTGGCTGTACAGTGGATTCCTTTGCGACTGAACTTTGACATCAGGAGTAATCAATGCAAAACACAGCTGATGTTGTTGGGTTACACTGGGCTGACTGGCTTTGCTCTACATTTCCCCAACTTTCTGTGAAAAGTGCAACTTCAGTTATTCAGTGTCACAGTAGCATAGAAATAATTGTGCTTCATTATGGGAGCTGACGATCTTGAGCTTCCACTACGCCCAACACTGTAATTGTACCTCTCCTGTGAGGCAATATTTGCATGCAGTTGCATGTATTAAATTTAATACAAGGTATCTCAAATTCACCATGCATATTGTTCTGAAAGTCTGCTTGCTTCTGCAGTATGATGAGATGTTTCAGTAGTGTGTTAAAGTTGAGGGATCACTGCCTTGCTATACAAgcatctcaaataaatgcatgtaCTGGTTGTTATCTCAGGGAAACTGGTTTAGAAAGGGAGTTCTTTGTATAGTAGAAAACCAAACCTAAAGGGTTATTTTCATTGTCGATTTGTTGTTTGTTCTAGAAATGGTGAAAAATATTGATCAATGTTTCCCAAAGTCCAAGATGACGTcctcaaatgcttttttttttctccgcaACTCAGATATTGAATTTAC from Cottoperca gobio chromosome 3, fCotGob3.1, whole genome shotgun sequence encodes the following:
- the LOC115004561 gene encoding LOW QUALITY PROTEIN: stereocilin (The sequence of the model RefSeq protein was modified relative to this genomic sequence to represent the inferred CDS: deleted 1 base in 1 codon) — translated: MRQDGLSGNVSLEDTMEDDPDSMQSFLLQALSRSGGGERGGHLAQKNLALVQSLDGLRRGLLHRVGSSVYGNLRKKVSRVTMALLDDVSSLVDVPQPNARGRCSVGDLRQLILWGIRHNVTWNAQALGVSSQGLPSALPFLSCPSTEGDELRSRLTPAHSSPKTGPSSQTFSDRKHLHDTSSTPHRSQPQTGRTRESNKQQRDMEYSTSIEILEAACNESIPGLTGVSNFTVFLYCKLFEGENGSVNPAEVHMGLDLHATCSDAAWYLSAAEEDFLWVHVCSEYFAHEFNNTVCANSSFWLQRAHQAAMTKDYHFFNLTSIDDLCVQLTSEVVESPVLDENCQAQLGSRLLSAQAFRHCFLPNNSALISALCGKESPDPHQSLPDGSWAAAYCSKIHNFSHIDNIEETCQYRAWAVHHFTNSTLLELCGQTHGLREYICLNATLYNQLSISLPQFADFCADLQAELEDRKCLLQRFFDMLPAPYEFDSSQLCLDPAPLLVEALHKLSVCEVEGGEREGFLVALGYVLRVLDFMVGLSSGLDEGEGEARQGLSQAILLSSLLDNTSWAALQPEASMSVLHTVGVFLRREQNATLKEDLLSCFSPVLWDLIQRDDNSSALRFLLQEYLQMPRDSIRTLVMSAEKDAVKRFLSHMHQSWDQLQVETVQASQKELQAMETMTAAFIHKFPRVTPELFVDLSQFIPFMSVSDIMSFPASLIVNDSVLTAIRDHSSGMKSLQKKAFVKRLLQSSVVGDVPTWPPYFLSSILPLLPYLPVSHFQQLTSQQLTPLVGLLGNGSLDGVRGRHVLRTLFSKKKNLTGDDIPRLGVLACYLDPVELGSFLEDSAVSSALWQQLAQCMSKGFISTSGRLSSWLIPAVESLNISSMAPPELSGLSGLFPQLGASFLLSLPSQQLLEILSQPGLHRYSPAQAFQMLSKISKDIPLSTETLCTLKPLLSGLSPAVLKDLQWPEISEAAHCQCWRTLLNELKPGLRAMLYNAMQEAVYRDLQNITQQVNCLLPFVPLRKLTETLNGETVLRDVSLYRDIRWSPQQAQLLFRKIHTFKNITSRTVRDLGRIASGTSCEFLRLWSNNTDFAELLQFVSELPGGLRPALQKCIVDELRRQPELDLNALSSGFAVTLPVTMIEDLSNVSFRAILDHIQANFADFLRLPHYKQTNLAEKAVTELGSFQAEGEIDGTTLDVLGPLLPFLDRDSLSLVDRGAVALRLEEMRSFCLPKEALRDISALLTQKELLGEPSKWQVGDVEHLGRLVFSLSTKQINSIPLTVLNKDTVEQILVGQSLWEDSAVGGVCAAQCMDQHRQKQQTQSLVRGIVKARSRRAKMPVPSCADIRGTFPSAWTSTQLSRMSQEDLKQCVEVFAQDASLSSEQRRTLWVKLRQSFSPVRELRADQVLALGPLVTEMGQRELHDASLSDLGVLAHLGTLTDWSPNKMRAVILGVMRKRKLKVEQLTYVDLATFGHLMCGLYPSEIRRLSPYNLSMAVLFLRETSLPCTEQQMEALTSRLSRPEAFGPLSAWGPEVFTEIGTLAVGLEDMVLSALVQEQVEGITPEAVALMSPKKMAVVFSAVQMSWLSAEQAWAVTEEQWAELDTEQRHAVGLARYEGDVLLELRGRNSAPAADSVATRSLTLCLLLWQLV